One Gossypium hirsutum isolate 1008001.06 chromosome A11, Gossypium_hirsutum_v2.1, whole genome shotgun sequence genomic window carries:
- the LOC107896489 gene encoding homeobox-leucine zipper protein ATHB-40, translating to MSQDYEMMTSQMNEHEDHIALISQIYPGFYTQIATHQGEPKPRRRRKKNKGGENSQCAVAKKRKLNQEQVTLLELNFGNEHKLESERKDRIASELGLDPRQVAVWFQNRRARWKNKKLEEEYSTLKSLHETVVLDKCRLESEVVKLKEQLSEAEKEILQLTERVDGVSSKSTSSSVLSMEAIDPVFHGEFGYEDVFYIGENNYVLGMEWMNLFM from the exons atgagCCAAGATTATGAAATGATGACAAGCCAAATGAATGAACATGAAGATCATATTGCTCTTATCTCCCAAATCTACCCTGGATTTTACACCCAAATTGCAACACACCAAG GGGAACCGAAGCCTCGACGGCGGCGGAAGAAGAACAAGGGAGGGGAGAACAGCCAGTGTGCGGTGGCTAAAAAAAGGAAGCTTAACCAGGAACAAGTCACTCTCCTTGAACTTAATTTTGGTAACGAACATAAACTAGAGTCAGAAAGGAAAGATCGGATTGCTTCAGAGCTGGGACTTGACCCTCGTCAGGTTGCTGTTTGGTTCCAAAATCGTAGAGCTCGTTGGAAGAACAAGAAGCTGGAGGAAGAGTATAGCACGCTCAAGTCTCTTCACGAAACTGTTGTTCTCGACAAATGCCGACTTGAATCCGAG GTGGTAAAGCTTAAGGAGCAACTTAGCGAGGCGGAGAAGGAAATCCTGCAACTAACGGAACGAGTAGATGGGGTTTCCAGCAAAAGTACAAGCTCATCTGTACTGTCAATGGAAGCCATTGATCCAGTTTTCCATGGGGAATTTGGATATGAAGATGTTTTCTATATTGGAGAAAACAATTATGTTCTTGGCATGGAGTGGATGAATCTTTTTATGTAA